One region of Malania oleifera isolate guangnan ecotype guangnan chromosome 6, ASM2987363v1, whole genome shotgun sequence genomic DNA includes:
- the LOC131157719 gene encoding uncharacterized protein LOC131157719 yields the protein MPRGLTRHIMREIGRSVRGRECPRTVAGCTIEKFTRMHPSKFTKGSDLIVAENWVQKTEKILKVLHCTDKQKVFYATFQLAREAERWWMTVGLLEEQITDSSRMTWGRFKEVFFETYFPTSIHDVKANEFSSLTQGTLTMQSYTAKYIELSHFAPCMISNEYEKARRFEKG from the coding sequence ATGCCTCGGGGTTTGACTAGGCATATTATGCGagagatcgggcgaagtgttaGGGGACGGGAATGTCCACGTACAGTtgcgggttgcaccattgagaagttcacccgcATGCATCCTTCGAAGTTTACTAAAGGATCCGACCTGATTGTAGCggagaactgggtgcaaaagACAGAAAAGATACTGAAAGTTCTGCATTGCACCGACAAGCAGAAAGTTTTCTATGCTACGTTTCAGTTGGCAAGAgaagctgaaagatggtggatgaCAGTGGGTCTACTTGAGGAGCAAATAACTGATTCATCAAGGATGACGTGGGgccgttttaaggaggtattcttcgagacaTACTTCCCGACTTCCATCCATGACGTAAAGGCAAACGAGTTCTCGAGTCTGACTCAGGGGACCTTAACAATGCAGAGTTACACAGCTAAATACATCGAGCTGTCTCACTTTGCACCGTGTATGATCTCAAACGAGTATGAAAAggctcgaaggttcgagaagggctag